Genomic DNA from Fimbriimonas ginsengisoli Gsoil 348:
GAATCGTTCAGGCCGGCGCTATCGGACTTGCGCTCGCAGGCTTTGCAACCCTCGCCATCGACTCTCCCGGCGTGAGCTGGGACGATAACCCGCAGAACGAGCGGCGAGAGATGGGGCCGCACGACGACTGGTTCCTCTCTATGGGAATGCCGGTCCTAGGCGTTTATGTGTGGGATGTTCTTCGAGGGCTCGACTACCTGGAGACTCGTACGGAGCTCGACACTACCAAGGTCGGGATCACGGGCGCCAGCGGCGGCGGGGCCACGGCGATGTATGCCTTTGCCCTGGACGATCGGATCGCCGCCGCCGTCCCGGTCGTCTCGGTGGCGAGCTTGGAGATGAACCCAAACCTTGGATGTCTGTGCAACCATCTTCCAGACCTGATGGCGAACGGCGATCGCTCCGACGTGCTCGGGATGCGAGCCCCGAACGGTGCGGTAATGGTGCTAGCGGCCGAGGTCGATGAGGAGTTTCCGATCGAAGGACATCTCCGAACCGAGGAGAAGCTCAAGCGGATCTACCGCCACCACCGGTGCGAGCACAAAGTCCGCTTCGAGCGGTTCTGGGGCGGGCACGATTACAACCGTCGGATGCGGGAGGCCGCCTTGGCATTCTTTACCGAGCACCTCCGAGGCGCGAAACCGGCCCCGTATCTCCCCGAGTCGCGCCCCCTGTTCGACGGAATCCTGAACCCATATCCCACCGGCACGGAGGACCCCACGAACCCCGCGCTTCTGGTTACCGAGTCTCACGAACGCTCCACCAGGAGCTTCCGGGAGCTGCTCGGCACTGCGTTGGCCGAGCCGTATCCGGAGCCATTGAACAGCGAGCCGCGGGTTATGTCGTGGCGTCGCTACGGAAATCTGCTCGACGTCAGGCCGGGAGCCATCGTGGCGATCCACGACTCGACGGTCGAGAACCCAAAGGAAGCCGGATCGATCGTCCTTCCGATCGAGGAGGTCGACCAGCGCCTCTGCATCATGCTCGGCCTGAGCATGGCCGAGCTATTCGGCCAGCTCCTTCACACCTTCCTCCCCGGTGGTCCGGAGGGTTGGGAAGTCGCCGGCGCAGGCATCGCCGGGGACGCGCTGACGTCGATGATCGCGTCCGTTCGAACGCTTGTTTCCACTCCCGAAGCACCGCCGAAGCTGATCGTCGCCGAGGGCCCAGTCGCCAGCCTTGCCGCCCGCTTCCTCGCCCGCTACCGTCCCGATCTCGACGTTCAGGCAACCCACCTCTGGACCTCATGGCGCGAAGCTCTCGACCAAAACATCCGCCAAAACGCCCAGCCGAACGCTCGCTATCTGGACTGGGTGTAGCAACCTTGATAGACTGGGCGACTATGTCACGGACGTTGAATCGGTTGAGGTTTTCTTCTCGCCACTCGTGCAAGTGAAACTGCATGCCATCCCGGTCTCCGTCCTTGGCGAACCGTTCGATGATTGAGGCATGCTCTAGCCGCTCAAGTTCGAAGTCTTGAACTTCTCTGGCAGGGTATTTGGCATGCCAACCCTCAAAATATTTCCGCATATTTTGAACCTCTCTTAGCGTTTCATCAAACCTATTTAGCCGTGCATACGTGGCAGCCTTGTCAAGAAAGTAGATCGAATCCCGGTGCGGTAGTGGGTAGTGGTCAAGAAAATCAATAAACCGTTCTGGACTGCGGAAACGGTCCAACATTGGTAAGCCGATGTCACGCATGATCCTCTCGGGATCGAGATCCGGCTCTACCAGAGAATCTTGCACGTAGACTGGGAACGCATCGATTCCCCAAAGTGGGGTTCTTCGGAATTCGCCGACCATACGAAAGCCTCACGAACGCATTCGGTATGTGCAGAGGAAAGCCGAATGGCTGCAGCCACCGGCAACGTTGATCCATTGAAGTGTGATCAAAACTGAATCCGAAAAGGAATTCTTTCACTGGCGCGTGGATGAGGCATGTACCCCTCCTGGCGAAGGAGGAGAAAGTGTCCGATAGAAGGGAAGCAGCCTTCGGTTCGGGTGCCTAGATGCCATTGTTAAGGGTCCGCGACGTCGCGGAGGTTGTACCGATCCAAGTTTTCTTCACGCCACCGAAGCAACTGAGTCTGCATGGCCTCGCGGTCTCCGGCCCGGGCGAGGTCTTCGATGACCAAGGCATGCTTGAGCCGTTCAAGTTCGAAATCGTGAAGTTTCTCTCCATCATGCCTTGCAAGCCAATCGTCTTGGCCCTCGCGGAGATTTCCGATTTCCTCCAGAGCCGCATCAAAATTCCCGAGGCGGGCGTGCGTAGCCGCCTTGTCGAGAAAGTAAATCGACCCCCGATTGGGGAGCGGATAGTGATCAAGGAATTCTAAGAACACTTCCGGGTTGCGAAAACGGTCGAGCATCGGCAGACCAATGTCTCGCATGATCCGCTCTGCATCAAGATCAGGCTCTATGTGTGAGTCGCGAATATAAACGGGAAATGCGTCGAGCCCTCCATTCGGATTCTTTGGAATCCTTCTCCCATATGAAAGGCTCTCAAAACACTTCGGAACGTACACTGGGCTGCCAAAGGGCTGGAGCCATCGGCAGCGTTTGTCCATTGCTGTCGGATAAAAATTGAAGCCGAAAATAAACTCTCCGATGGGAGTATGTATAAGATTCGTTCCACACCCGACATAAGAGTCGAACTCCCGTCCCAAGCTTCTGAAGAACGGGAGTAGCTCTCGATTGGGTCTCGGTCGCCGCATTTTCGAAATTTACTCCTACCCCTAGCGAGGGATCATGAGGCCACTGGTTCCTGGTACCTTGAAGACCGGTGGATTGCCGTATTCTACTGGAAGCTCTGCCTTGATAGCTCTTATTCTGCTTTCTGGAAGGCGGGCAGCGCCGAACTTGTGGTCGAAGATTGCCAGGACATTATCGAAGTAGCTAAGGACAACGTCGCAACGTACGGAACCCTTCTGACCATAATACTTAGCTGGCTCCTTTCCTATAAATGACTGTTCGACCTTCACCGTAACACTTCCAAAATCTGTCGCCCTGAGCGTATTTGCAACTGAGGTGTGGGCCATCGTTCCGCCAGCGGGACCGCTCTCGGCATCCTTGCCGGTTTGTTCGACGAGAGCGAAAATAAGGGCGACCGCGCGCTGAACTGCCACGGGTTGCCGTATATACCACGCGTAGCACTGCCAGCCCATCCGCTGGGCCAAAGTTTCGGTGCCCGCTGTGGCGGCTTCTTCGGCCGCCGCTTCCGAAGCTTCCGCCGCTAACTCGACCGCGCAGTCATCGAGGTCGCCCGCCATTCCGAACCCCGACGGGTCGATGTATCGAAGCGGATTGTTGCTTACGTAGGCGTACCAGTTCTTGCCGTCGCCCACCGGGTCGCGGGTGATGAAGCGGCCGGTGCCGGAATCGTAGTATCGATTCCCGAGCAACTTCAAACCGATCTCGGAGTCGTCCTGGTAGCCCGGCCCGCCCGCGTAGGTTAGCGGACCCGGTGCAACCCCCGTTTGGGAAAGTAAATTCCCGAACGCGTCGTAGCCGGCGTCAAAAGTCTTGGCCTGTGAGCCGTTCACCGCCAGCGAGTAAGTTCCTTGGCGGTCGCCCAAGTAGTACTGGCCCGATGAGTCGCCCACGCCGGGCGTGTAGAACTTCACTCCGTCCGAGAGAAGCGAAGAGAGGGGAGAGACTCCGTTCCGCTTGTAGGTTCGAGTGCCAACCGAGGTGCTGCTCTTGCCAACCCGAGCATTTGCCCCGTTATAGGTGAAGTTGGTCGAGTACGTGCTGCAGTAGGTTAGGCGATCGTCGTAGTCATAAGAAAGATTTGTGGTGGTGGACGGCGTCGAAACCTGAGTAGTTCGCCCCGCGAGGTCGTAGGAGAACGTTTTGCTCGAACCAGGCCACGTAATGGAAAGAAGCTTGTCCGCGCCATCGTAGGTATAGCTCTCGACGACACCGTTCACGGTGCGCGTCAAGCGGTTGTCATTCCCGTCGTAAGTGTACGAGGCCGAGTAGCCTGTTTTGTTCTCGGATGTCAGGCGGTCGAGACTGTCATAGCCGTAGGTCGTTTGAACGCCGCCTGCGATCTTCGAGCTGAGATTAGATGCTGCGTCGTAGAAATAAGCCTCAGTACGGATAACGGTATTGTCGGCTTTCCGGTGCTCGATTTGACTTGATCTACCACGAGTGTCATAGGCAAAGGTCGAGTAGGTTCCGTTACTATGTGTTCGGCGAGAGATTCGCCCCGCAGAATCGTAGAGAAGCGTAGTTGTCTTGCCTTGAGCATTAACGAACGAGCCAAGCTGCTGCTGAGTGTTGTACGAGTAAGTAGTGGTTCCCACCCCCGCTTCCTGCATCGTCACGCGTCTGCCAAGGGAATCGTACGTGTAGTTGATCGTTCCTTGTGGGCTAACGAACTGTGTGACCTCGCCACGGTAGTTGTAGACCCATGAGTGCGAACCAGTCGCATCGGTCATGCTCTTGACGGGTGGGTGGGGGGTGTTGTAACTACCGTATCCGAAAGTGGTATCGACTCCGGTCGGGTAGTCGACTTTCGTCAGACGGCCCATTGAGTCATAGGTGTACTTGATCTGATCACCCAAAGGGTTAGTTCGTTGGGAATAGGCTCCGCTTGCGTTGTAAGCAGCGTATTCGCAAGAGTTATCCGCGAGAAGGGAACTGTAGAACTCACCACGGGGCGTGTATCTGAAAGTTCTTGTAAAGTTCCGACCGTTCGTAATCGACGTCAACAAGCCGTCCGCGTTGTAGCCTAAGCTCTCCGTTACGTTCGCTGCGTTCGTCTGACTTGTGCGCCACATGGCGTCGTTGTAGTTAAAGTTAGTGGTGTGGTTCTTCTCATCGGTGATGGACTTGACATTGCTTTCGGAGTCGTAGGAGACCGTGACGGTCGTGTTATCCGGGTTCGTCAAGGTAATGGGTCTGTTCCAGTTATCGTACGCGATGGAGGTGGTCTCACCGGCGGCGTTTGTGCAGGAAGTGACGTTTCCAAGTACATCGGAGGAGCTAGTCTCAACATAACCATCGTGGTTTGCCGTCAAGATGTTGCCGTTGCTGTCGAAGGTGAAATTATCGTTGTGTCCCCCCGATCCGTGCTGATAAGTTTGGCCGTAAGAACCAATGGATTCTGTCCATACGACTTCAGCGCTGGTGTCAATCGTGT
This window encodes:
- a CDS encoding RHS repeat-associated core domain-containing protein, whose translation is MVNTNTGNRLTTIPIVNWPVRGAKLSMEFNLYHNSIGRASALGWPKSWRSSFDITVFEDSMASYTTDPPSTPVLKTAIVTWENGTSYKYTSWSRSPGVYTAPPGVYETLYRSTTGWKITRKDQIVYDFNNRGYLIDIKDRNGNTITVNHDPNTMMITSVVDPTGRTITFNQGNSTSYSSIVDPQYRTWTLTRNYSQNTLTALTYPPVDGVSYARRFTYRWDTNNPNAPILTETDLRGKVWPCDYDAAGRLTLFQDPLANQTNYTYNGSSTSFALPGGETYTHHYEQGVYVGETDPAGYSDQSTVDASRNVTYYRDKRGNNWQFQYGVNGNLTRTITPTDGIKDFGYNSTNDIIYYTDELNQSHTIAYQNGKPSKDTIDTSAEVVWTESIGSYGQTYQHGSGGHNDNFTFDSNGNILTANHDGYVETSSSDVLGNVTSCTNAAGETTSIAYDNWNRPITLTNPDNTTVTVSYDSESNVKSITDEKNHTTNFNYNDAMWRTSQTNAANVTESLGYNADGLLTSITNGRNFTRTFRYTPRGEFYSSLLADNSCEYAAYNASGAYSQRTNPLGDQIKYTYDSMGRLTKVDYPTGVDTTFGYGSYNTPHPPVKSMTDATGSHSWVYNYRGEVTQFVSPQGTINYTYDSLGRRVTMQEAGVGTTTYSYNTQQQLGSFVNAQGKTTTLLYDSAGRISRRTHSNGTYSTFAYDTRGRSSQIEHRKADNTVIRTEAYFYDAASNLSSKIAGGVQTTYGYDSLDRLTSENKTGYSASYTYDGNDNRLTRTVNGVVESYTYDGADKLLSITWPGSSKTFSYDLAGRTTQVSTPSTTTNLSYDYDDRLTYCSTYSTNFTYNGANARVGKSSTSVGTRTYKRNGVSPLSSLLSDGVKFYTPGVGDSSGQYYLGDRQGTYSLAVNGSQAKTFDAGYDAFGNLLSQTGVAPGPLTYAGGPGYQDDSEIGLKLLGNRYYDSGTGRFITRDPVGDGKNWYAYVSNNPLRYIDPSGFGMAGDLDDCAVELAAEASEAAAEEAATAGTETLAQRMGWQCYAWYIRQPVAVQRAVALIFALVEQTGKDAESGPAGGTMAHTSVANTLRATDFGSVTVKVEQSFIGKEPAKYYGQKGSVRCDVVLSYFDNVLAIFDHKFGAARLPESRIRAIKAELPVEYGNPPVFKVPGTSGLMIPR
- a CDS encoding alpha/beta hydrolase family protein gives rise to the protein MDARMVNRMLEQRVRDLAAKSPSGSLEERRRTLRKSLGLEPMPPRTELNAQVTGILMRDGYRIDKLRYESRPRVLVTAHLYRPEGEGKWPVILRPHGHWDHKKSARIVQAGAIGLALAGFATLAIDSPGVSWDDNPQNERREMGPHDDWFLSMGMPVLGVYVWDVLRGLDYLETRTELDTTKVGITGASGGGATAMYAFALDDRIAAAVPVVSVASLEMNPNLGCLCNHLPDLMANGDRSDVLGMRAPNGAVMVLAAEVDEEFPIEGHLRTEEKLKRIYRHHRCEHKVRFERFWGGHDYNRRMREAALAFFTEHLRGAKPAPYLPESRPLFDGILNPYPTGTEDPTNPALLVTESHERSTRSFRELLGTALAEPYPEPLNSEPRVMSWRRYGNLLDVRPGAIVAIHDSTVENPKEAGSIVLPIEEVDQRLCIMLGLSMAELFGQLLHTFLPGGPEGWEVAGAGIAGDALTSMIASVRTLVSTPEAPPKLIVAEGPVASLAARFLARYRPDLDVQATHLWTSWREALDQNIRQNAQPNARYLDWV